A single window of Manduca sexta isolate Smith_Timp_Sample1 chromosome 15, JHU_Msex_v1.0, whole genome shotgun sequence DNA harbors:
- the LOC115439987 gene encoding zinc finger CCCH domain-containing protein 18 isoform X1 gives MLGFIIRKGMDSEDSRDGTGQARSSSSSSSSSSRSRRSSSSDRSEISKKHAKSPPRSPPSPRSPRSEGPRSPSPESHSQSSVRSPSSGKPPRSPDNMSGAHSDINSPENSMPASPAGPKSPDAPKSPSDAGSNVGSPTYTQQYTEQYSAQSAGEGPKTPQSPGSSARSHPGSPENRSRPHSPDSASQPMSPRKNERRSSSSSPSPDRNSSQSSPRRSPQVKKNDWTPKEKWRRHTKAEQKMVPVTHTRSRSESSQSSRSSSYNKANVKDPATEEISEGEMESDTEDRKPRMKSHASDKNDGKDLNISHEDLSDVSDLDSVGPDDTGNENKPKSPVSPEKTGPNNVNGTSTQSSPKSDSGKNETHKLDKVPQEKTSNTEDGEEQLDFEAEEGECVEPKSSEQANGENEEKHDEKEDLKAGRRSRGSSLEEGEVSDEAERRPEESEPRPVCRFFSRGACTWGVSCRFLHPGVTDKGNYNMFEVVRGVPAAPTRDTAPPESAWERGLRTAKEMLRIANKRKEQDMDFEEKKLHLSVGGVVHDPDAELAYAAAAVGASPPSHHDIPPAYQRDPEMYNRPYGPMYRGRYPRPGVVEDRERYYERERAYEHERVYERVPHYEDGMGIPEEIPYHKRRVRSSREVIVQRAEVERREGREGREGREVRDMREMRGEVRGEMRGDVRVEPRGEGRGRARGDEWADPWMRAETAARRRRPPSTDDSYSSSSSSNSSSRSSRSPGARRKRRASSSSRQRLSPSVIVRERRLATARATAMNPPAPRRRAPSPAAARQSAANPPPPASHRHKDEMDPYGRNKPSNRNRDRKKYSRSSSSGSESSSTSSESESESRSSSSSGSSGTRRARHARLLNAAARPRLNVKAGPGLTAAVSTVASKKEIPSDKEIAGKKRAATSPVNTGAAKKSVSRREELLKQLKAVEDAIARKRSKI, from the exons AGCATGCAAAATCTCCACCACGGTCTCCCCCATCCCCTCGGTCTCCAAGATCAGAAGGGCCCAGGTCACCTTCACCTGAGAGTCATTCTCAATCATCTGTACGATCACCAAGTTCTGGGAAGCCACCACGGTCACCTGATAATATGAGCGGGGCTCATTCTGACATTAATTCTCCAGAAAATTCCATGCCTGCTTCACCAGCTGGGCCAAAGTCACCTGACGCACCTAAGTCTCCTAGTGATGCGGGATCAAATGTGGGTTCACCCACATACACACAACAGTACACAGAACAATATTCAGCTCAGTCAGCCGGAGAGGGGCCTAAAACACCGCAGAGCCCTGGTAGTTCAGCTAGATCACACCCAGGCTCACCAGAAAATAGGTCCAGACCACACTCACCTGATTCTGCATCACAGCCTATGTCACCAAGAAAAAATGAGAGAAGATCTTCTTCATCAAGTCCATCTCCTGACCGGAACTCTTCACAATCATCCCCTCGTAGATCACCACAAGTGAAGAAAAATGATTGGACTCCCAAGGAGAAATGGAGGCGACATACGAAGGCTGAGCAAAAGATGGTGCCAGTAACACATACTCGTAGTAGATCTGAGTCCAGTCAGTCAAGCAGAAGCTCTAGTTATAATAAAGCCAATGTAAAAGACCCAGCCACTGAAGAAATATCAGAAG GTGAAATGGAATCTGACACAGAAGACAGGAAACCAAGAATGAAATCTCATGCAAGTGACAAGAATGATGGAAAAGATCTTAACATCAGCCATGAGGATTTATCAGATGTGTCCGATTTGGACTCAGTGGGTCCAGATGACACAGGAAATGAAAATAAG CCAAAATCACCAGTATCGCCAGAAAAAACAGGACCTAATAATGTAAATGGGACAAGTACACAATCTTCTCCAAAATCAGACAGTGGAAAAAATGAAACACATAAACTAGATAAG gtTCCACAAGAAAAGACAAGCAACACAGAAGATGGAGAGGAACAGTTAGACTTTGAAGCTGAGGAGGGTGAATGTGTTGAACCCAAATCCTCAGAACAAGCTAATGGTgaaaatgaagaaaaacatGATGAAAAAG AGGACTTGAAAGCCGGGCGAAGATCGCGCGGATCATCGCTGGAGGAGGGCGAGGTTTCTGATGAAGCTGAACGTCGCCCTGAAGAAAGCGAGCCGCGACCTGTGTGTCGATTCTTCTCACGGGGGGCTTGCACGTGGGGTGTTAGCTGCAG GTTTTTGCACCCGGGCGTGACAGATAAGGGTAACTACAACATGTTCGAAGTGGTGCGGGGAGTGCCGGCGGCACCTACAAGAGACACGGCGCCACCCGAGTCCGCCTGGGAACGCGGCCTGAGGACTGCAAAGGAG ATGCTCAGGATAGCTAACAAGCGTAAAGAGCAAGATATGGACTTTGAAGAGAAGAAACTGCATTTGTCCGTGGGGGGAGTGGTGCACGACCCAGACGCGGAGCTGGCGTACGCAGCGGCGGCCGTCGGCGCCTCACCGCCCAGCCATCATGACATACCGCCTGCGTACCAACGAGATCCTGAGATGTACAA TAGGCCATATGGTCCCATGTACCGCGGAAGATACCCAAGGCCAGGCGTCGTAGAAGATCGCGAGCGCTATTACGAACGCGAGCGTGCCTATGAACACGAACGTGTATACGAACGGGTGCCGCATTACGAGGACGGAATGGGGATTCCCGAGGAGATCCCTTACCACAAG AGGCGGGTACGTTCATCGCGTGAAGTGATAGTTCAGCGAGCAGAGGTTGAGCGGCGTGAAGGTCGTGAGGGTCGGGAGGGGCGCGAAGTGCGCGACATGCGCGAGATGCGCGGCGAGGTGCGCGGGGAGATGCGCGGCGACGTGCGCGTGGAGCCGCGCGGCGAGGGCcgcgggcgcgcgcgcggcgACGAGTGGGCGGACCCGTGGATGCGCGCCGAgaccgccgcgcgccgccgccgcccgccctCCACCGACGACTCCTACTCCTCCTCCAG CTCTTCAAATTCCAGTTCACGAAGTTCGCGTTCGCCTGGAGCACGACGCAAGAGGAGAGCATCTTCTTCGTCAAGACAACG ACTGTCGCCGTCGGTGATCGTGCGCGAGCGACGACTGGCCACGGCGCGCGCCACCGCCATGAacccgcccgcgccgcgccgccgcgcgccctcgcccgccgccgcgcgccagTCCGCCGCCaacccgccgccgcccgcctcgCACCGCCACAAG GATGAAATGGACCCATATGGACGCAACAAACCATCCAACCGCAATAGAGACAGAAAAAAGTATTCGAGATCTTCGTCGTCAGGATCCG AATCGTCGTCAACGTCAAGCGAGTCGGAGAGCGAGTCGcggtcgtcgtcgtcgtcgggGAGCTCGGGCACGCGCCGCGCGAGACACGCTCGGCTGCTCAATGCCGCCGCCAGGCCCAG GTTAAATGTCAAGGCAGGCCCTGGATTGACCGCTGCGGTGTCTACAGTTGCTAGCAAAAAGGAAATACCAAGTGATaaag
- the LOC115439987 gene encoding zinc finger CCCH domain-containing protein 18 isoform X6, with protein MDSEDSRDGTGQARSSSSSSSSSSRSRRSSSSDRSEISKKHAKSPPRSPPSPRSPRSEGPRSPSPESHSQSSVRSPSSGKPPRSPDNMSGAHSDINSPENSMPASPAGPKSPDAPKSPSDAGSNVGSPTYTQQYTEQYSAQSAGEGPKTPQSPGSSARSHPGSPENRSRPHSPDSASQPMSPRKNERRSSSSSPSPDRNSSQSSPRRSPQVKKNDWTPKEKWRRHTKAEQKMVPVTHTRSRSESSQSSRSSSYNKANVKDPATEEISEGEMESDTEDRKPRMKSHASDKNDGKDLNISHEDLSDVSDLDSVGPDDTGNENKPKSPVSPEKTGPNNVNGTSTQSSPKSDSGKNETHKLDKVPQEKTSNTEDGEEQLDFEAEEGECVEPKSSEQANGENEEKHDEKEDLKAGRRSRGSSLEEGEVSDEAERRPEESEPRPVCRFFSRGACTWGVSCRFLHPGVTDKGNYNMFEVVRGVPAAPTRDTAPPESAWERGLRTAKEMLRIANKRKEQDMDFEEKKLHLSVGGVVHDPDAELAYAAAAVGASPPSHHDIPPAYQRDPEMYNRPYGPMYRGRYPRPGVVEDRERYYERERAYEHERVYERVPHYEDGMGIPEEIPYHKRRVRSSREVIVQRAEVERREGREGREGREVRDMREMRGEVRGEMRGDVRVEPRGEGRGRARGDEWADPWMRAETAARRRRPPSTDDSYSSSSSSNSSSRSSRSPGARRKRRASSSSRQRLSPSVIVRERRLATARATAMNPPAPRRRAPSPAAARQSAANPPPPASHRHKDEMDPYGRNKPSNRNRDRKKYSRSSSSGSESSSTSSESESESRSSSSSGSSGTRRARHARLLNAAARPRLNVKAGPGLTAAVSTVASKKEIPSDKEIAGKKRAATSPVNTGAAKKSVSRREELLKQLKAVEDAIARKRSKI; from the exons AGCATGCAAAATCTCCACCACGGTCTCCCCCATCCCCTCGGTCTCCAAGATCAGAAGGGCCCAGGTCACCTTCACCTGAGAGTCATTCTCAATCATCTGTACGATCACCAAGTTCTGGGAAGCCACCACGGTCACCTGATAATATGAGCGGGGCTCATTCTGACATTAATTCTCCAGAAAATTCCATGCCTGCTTCACCAGCTGGGCCAAAGTCACCTGACGCACCTAAGTCTCCTAGTGATGCGGGATCAAATGTGGGTTCACCCACATACACACAACAGTACACAGAACAATATTCAGCTCAGTCAGCCGGAGAGGGGCCTAAAACACCGCAGAGCCCTGGTAGTTCAGCTAGATCACACCCAGGCTCACCAGAAAATAGGTCCAGACCACACTCACCTGATTCTGCATCACAGCCTATGTCACCAAGAAAAAATGAGAGAAGATCTTCTTCATCAAGTCCATCTCCTGACCGGAACTCTTCACAATCATCCCCTCGTAGATCACCACAAGTGAAGAAAAATGATTGGACTCCCAAGGAGAAATGGAGGCGACATACGAAGGCTGAGCAAAAGATGGTGCCAGTAACACATACTCGTAGTAGATCTGAGTCCAGTCAGTCAAGCAGAAGCTCTAGTTATAATAAAGCCAATGTAAAAGACCCAGCCACTGAAGAAATATCAGAAG GTGAAATGGAATCTGACACAGAAGACAGGAAACCAAGAATGAAATCTCATGCAAGTGACAAGAATGATGGAAAAGATCTTAACATCAGCCATGAGGATTTATCAGATGTGTCCGATTTGGACTCAGTGGGTCCAGATGACACAGGAAATGAAAATAAG CCAAAATCACCAGTATCGCCAGAAAAAACAGGACCTAATAATGTAAATGGGACAAGTACACAATCTTCTCCAAAATCAGACAGTGGAAAAAATGAAACACATAAACTAGATAAG gtTCCACAAGAAAAGACAAGCAACACAGAAGATGGAGAGGAACAGTTAGACTTTGAAGCTGAGGAGGGTGAATGTGTTGAACCCAAATCCTCAGAACAAGCTAATGGTgaaaatgaagaaaaacatGATGAAAAAG AGGACTTGAAAGCCGGGCGAAGATCGCGCGGATCATCGCTGGAGGAGGGCGAGGTTTCTGATGAAGCTGAACGTCGCCCTGAAGAAAGCGAGCCGCGACCTGTGTGTCGATTCTTCTCACGGGGGGCTTGCACGTGGGGTGTTAGCTGCAG GTTTTTGCACCCGGGCGTGACAGATAAGGGTAACTACAACATGTTCGAAGTGGTGCGGGGAGTGCCGGCGGCACCTACAAGAGACACGGCGCCACCCGAGTCCGCCTGGGAACGCGGCCTGAGGACTGCAAAGGAG ATGCTCAGGATAGCTAACAAGCGTAAAGAGCAAGATATGGACTTTGAAGAGAAGAAACTGCATTTGTCCGTGGGGGGAGTGGTGCACGACCCAGACGCGGAGCTGGCGTACGCAGCGGCGGCCGTCGGCGCCTCACCGCCCAGCCATCATGACATACCGCCTGCGTACCAACGAGATCCTGAGATGTACAA TAGGCCATATGGTCCCATGTACCGCGGAAGATACCCAAGGCCAGGCGTCGTAGAAGATCGCGAGCGCTATTACGAACGCGAGCGTGCCTATGAACACGAACGTGTATACGAACGGGTGCCGCATTACGAGGACGGAATGGGGATTCCCGAGGAGATCCCTTACCACAAG AGGCGGGTACGTTCATCGCGTGAAGTGATAGTTCAGCGAGCAGAGGTTGAGCGGCGTGAAGGTCGTGAGGGTCGGGAGGGGCGCGAAGTGCGCGACATGCGCGAGATGCGCGGCGAGGTGCGCGGGGAGATGCGCGGCGACGTGCGCGTGGAGCCGCGCGGCGAGGGCcgcgggcgcgcgcgcggcgACGAGTGGGCGGACCCGTGGATGCGCGCCGAgaccgccgcgcgccgccgccgcccgccctCCACCGACGACTCCTACTCCTCCTCCAG CTCTTCAAATTCCAGTTCACGAAGTTCGCGTTCGCCTGGAGCACGACGCAAGAGGAGAGCATCTTCTTCGTCAAGACAACG ACTGTCGCCGTCGGTGATCGTGCGCGAGCGACGACTGGCCACGGCGCGCGCCACCGCCATGAacccgcccgcgccgcgccgccgcgcgccctcgcccgccgccgcgcgccagTCCGCCGCCaacccgccgccgcccgcctcgCACCGCCACAAG GATGAAATGGACCCATATGGACGCAACAAACCATCCAACCGCAATAGAGACAGAAAAAAGTATTCGAGATCTTCGTCGTCAGGATCCG AATCGTCGTCAACGTCAAGCGAGTCGGAGAGCGAGTCGcggtcgtcgtcgtcgtcgggGAGCTCGGGCACGCGCCGCGCGAGACACGCTCGGCTGCTCAATGCCGCCGCCAGGCCCAG GTTAAATGTCAAGGCAGGCCCTGGATTGACCGCTGCGGTGTCTACAGTTGCTAGCAAAAAGGAAATACCAAGTGATaaag